The proteins below come from a single Miscanthus floridulus cultivar M001 chromosome 1, ASM1932011v1, whole genome shotgun sequence genomic window:
- the LOC136500876 gene encoding mitochondrial succinate-fumarate transporter 1-like: MASTSSSSPQPPPAAAAAASPGAASPSEERYAGAGGRPPVPPYVKAAAGSLGGVMEACCLQPIDVVKTRLQLDRTGAYRGIAHCGATVARAEGVRALWKGLTPFATHLTLKYALRLGSNAVLQSAFKDPATGKVSAHGRLASGFGAGVIEALLIVTPFEVVKIRLQQQKGLSPDLLRYKGPIHCARTIVREEGIFGLWSGALPTVMRNGTNQAAMFSAKNTFDIVLWKKHEGDGKVLLPWQSMISGFLAGTAGPVCTGPFDVVKTRLMAQGRTGDIKYKGMVHAIRTIYTEEGLRALWKGLLPRLMRIPPGQAIMWAVADQVMGLYERTYLQPVHV; this comes from the exons ATGGcctcgacctcctcctcctcgcctcagccgccgccggcggcggccgcaGCAGCGTCGCCCGGGGCGGCTTCCCCGTCCGAGGAGCGCTACGCAGGCGCAGGCGGCCGGCCCCCTGTCCCGCCGTACGTCAAGGCGGCGGCGGGGTCCCTGGGCGGCGTCATGGAGGCGTGCTGCCTGCAGCCCATCGACGTCGTCAAGACGCGCCTGCAGCTCGACCGCACGGGGGCGTACCGGGGCATCGCGCACTGCGGCGCCACCGTGGCCCGCGCCGAGGGCGTGCGCGCGCTCTGGAAGGGGCTCACGCCCTTCGCCACGCACCTCACGCTCAAGTACGCGCTGCGCCTCGGCTCCAACGCCGTGCTGCAGTCCGCGTTCAAGGACCCCGCCACGGGCAAGGTCTCCGCGCACGGCCGCCTCGCCTCTGGCTTCGGCGCTGGCGTCATCGAGGCGCTCCTCATCGTCACCCCCTTCGAG GTGGTAAAGATTAGATTGCAACAACAAAAAGGGCTAAGCCCAGACTTGCTTAGATATAAAGGTCCCATACACTGCGCAAGAACTATAGTTCGAGAGGAAGGCATATTTGGTCTTTGGTCTGGAGCATTACCAACTGTCATGCGCAATGGCACAAATCAAGCGGCAATGTTCTCAGCCAAGAACACATTTGACATTGTTCTATGGAAGAAGCATGAAGGGGACGGGAAGGTGCTCCTGCCATGGCAGTCAATGATCTCTGGGTTCCTTGCAGGAACTGCAGGCCCTGTCTGCACAGGACCCTTCGATGTCGTGAAGACTAGGTTGATGGCTCAAGGGAGAACTGGTGACATCAAGTACAAAGGCATGGTCCATGCAATACGAACAATATATACCGAAGAGGGGCTGCGAGCCCTGTGGAAAGGCTTGCTTCCCCGGCTCATGAGGATTCCACCTGGACAGGCTATAATGTGGGCAGTGGCTGATCAGGTGATGGGCCTCTATGAGCGAACTTATCTGCAGCCAGTTCATGTTTGA